One region of Kwoniella newhampshirensis strain CBS 13917 chromosome 6, whole genome shotgun sequence genomic DNA includes:
- a CDS encoding OPT family small oligopeptide transporter, translating to MSKNDEITVGGAPALQYSSSGSDHLSDEHEISKTDEKDVYAGEGKATVTVGAAGLSDLQVTGDDFIDAEKQVDSLSIEDTIAIMKQVKEFHQYDQNFPHNVMMRVNEFLDADDLTDPQYRELIHEMKVEAILVTENSPYAEVRAIVDNFDEPELAVSTFRAYLIGTLFVFGGAFVNQLFTNRQPSVVITANVAQLLAYPAGTGLAKILPDWGFNLFGSRVSLNPGPFNKKEHMLITIMATVGFQTPYTNNIIISQYLPIYFNQSYAGSFAYQILGTLSTNFIGYGLAGLTRDFLVFPGFCVWPASLPTVALNKAFHDGSDTPVYGPLGRLYSASKLKVFYVIFAASFLYFWLPGFLFQNLSYFNWMTWIAPDNIKLAAVTGGVTGLGFNPLSTFDYNQITVQLDPLATPVFSVLNNLFGMVVAGFMILGFWFNNIYETAHFPINSNKAFDNTGKRYQILKIIDEKGMFVYEKYQQYSMAYLGAGNAVVYIFFFAVYSATFSYVILFHRHEIVVGFKRLLRRRKQIDGPNLSDDIHMRLMRQYKEVPHWWYGLTMLAAMGCGFACVAAFETYTTPAVVIYGVLMALIACVPIGMIAAVTGIQVTLNVLAEFIGGAWVSGNALAMNYFKMYGYVTTAHTLFFANDLKLAHYLKIPPRATFTAQMWATLVSSFVCTAVLNYTLKIDNLCTADAPFGLTCPGINTFFTAAVLWGTVGPHRIFGPGGQYTLLLIGFPIGFISSFAYWYARKRAPTSKFIRSLHPVMIFTGGIYWSPYNLTNFLGAAYVSAFSWLYIRPRHLAFWSKFNYIVSAALAAGVAVASVIIFFSTGISERSVDWWGNEAYAAGCDGEGCVLQTVAKGEYFGPRKGTFL from the exons ATGTCCAAGAACGACGAGATCACAGTGGGAGGTGCCCCGGCACTCCAGTACTCCTCTTCGGGGTCAGACCACCTGAgcgatgag CACGAGATAAGCAAGAcggacgagaaggacgtGTACGCTGGCGAGGGAAAAGCCACCGTGACTGTCGGCGCGGCGGG CCTCAGCGATCTCCAAGTAACCGGTGATGACTTTATAGATGCCGAGAAGCAGGTCGACTCATTGTCGATTGAGGACACCATCGCT ATCATGAAACAGGTCAAAGAGTTCCATCAATACGATCAGAACTTCCCCCACAACGTCATGATGCGAGTCAACGAGTTCCTCGACGCCGACGACCTCACCGACCCTCAATACAGGGAACTGATCCACGAGATGAAGGTCGAGGCCATCCTGGTCACCGAGAACTCTCCGTATGCCGAGGTTCGAGCTATCGTCGACAACTTTGACGAGCCGGAACTCGCCGTGTCTACCTTCCGAGCTTATCTTATCGGTACCTTGTTCGTCTTCGGTGGTGCCTTTGTCAACCAGCTCTTCACCAACCGACAGCCTTCGGTCGTCATCACCGCCAACGTCGCCCAGTTGCTTGCCTACCCTGCCGGTACAGGATTGGCAAAGATCCTGCCCGACTGGGGATTCAACTTGTTCGGCTCTAGGGTCTCACTGAACCCCGGCCCATTCAACAAGAAGGAACACATGTTGATCACCATCATGGCCACGGTCGGTTTCCAGACCCCTTACACCAACAACATTATCATCTCGCAGTATCTTCCTAT CTACTTCAACCAGTCGTACGCCGGATCGTTCGCCTACCAGATCCTCGGTACACTCAGTACCAACTTCATCGGTTATGGTCTCGCCGGTTTGACCCGAGACTTCCTTGTCTTCCCCGGTTTCTGTGTCTGGCCAGCGTCTCTTCCCACCGTCGCGCTCAACAAGGCGTTCCACGACGGCAGCGACACCCCTGTGTATGGTCCTCTTGGCAGACTCTACTCTGCGTCCAAGCTCAAGGTCTTCTACGTCATCTTCGCGGCTTCGTTCTT GTACTTCTGGCTCCCCGGTTTCCTGTTCCAAAACTTGTCCTACTTCAACTGGATGACTTGGATCGCCCCCGACAACATCAAACTCGCCGCGGTCACTGGTGGTGTCACCGGTCTCGGCTTCAACCCCCTCAGCACCTTCGACTACAACCAGATCACCGTCCAGCTCGACCCCCTCGCGACGCCCGTCTTCTCCGTGCTCAACAATCTCTTCGGCATGGTCGTTGCAGGCTTCATGATCCTCGGCTTCTGGTTCAACAACATCTACGAGACTGCTCACTTCCCCATCAACTCGAACAAGGCCTTTGACAACACCGGTAAACGATACCAGATCTtgaagatcatcgacgagaagggCATGTTCGTCTACGAGAAGTACCAGCAGTACTCGATGGCGTATCTCGGTGCTGGTAACGCCGTCGTCTAcattttcttcttcgccgtctACTCTGCCACATTCTCCTATgtgatcctcttccaccgtcACGAGATCGTCGTCGGTTTCAAGAGATTGCTGAGACGACGAAAGCAGATCGACGGGCCCAACCTTTCAGACGATATCCACATGCGACTCATGCGACAGTACAAGGAGGTGCCCCACTGGTGGTACGGACTTACCATGCTTGCCGCCATGGGTTGTGGTTTCGCCTGTGTCGCCGCCTTCGAGACCTACACCACCCCCGCTGTCGTCATCTACGGTGTCCTCATGGCCCTGATCGCCTGTGTCCCCATCGGAATGATCGCCGCCGTCACCGGTATCCAGGTCACCCTCAACGTCTTGGCCGAGTTCATCGGTGGAGCTTGGGTCTCTGGTAACGCTCTCGCCATGAACTACTTCAAGATGTACGGTTACGTCACCACCGCCCACACCCTGTTCTTCGCCAACGACCTGAAACTGGCTCACTACCTCAAGATCCCTCCCCGTGCCACTTTCACGGCGCAGATGTGGGCCACCTTGGTGTCGAGTTTCGTCTGTACCGCCGTCCTCAACTACACCTTGAAGATCGACAACCTCTGTACTGCCGACGCACCCTTCGGACTCACTTGCCCCGGTatcaacaccttcttcaccgccGCCGTCTTGTGGGGTACCGTCGGACCTCACCGAATCTTCGGACCCGGTGGTCAAtacacccttctcctcatcggtTTCCCTATCGGtttcatctcgtccttcgCCTACTGGTACGCTCGAAAGAGGGCCCCCACCTCCAAGTTCATCCGATCACTCCACCCGGTCATGATCTTCACCGGTGGTATTTACTGGTCTCCCTATAACCTCACCAACTTCCTCGGAGCGGCTTATGTCAGCGCCTTCTCCTGGTTGTACATCCGACCTCGTCACCTTGCCTTCTGGTCCAAGTTCAACTATATCGTCAGTGCCGCTTTGGCTGCCGGTGTCGCTGTCGCctccgtcatcatcttttTCTCTACTGGTATCAGCGAGAGGAGCGTCGACTGGTGGGGCAACGAGGCTTACGCTGCGGGATGTGATGGAGAGGGTTGTGTGCTTCAGACCGTTGCGAAGGGCGAGTACTTCGGACCTAGGAAGGGTACCTTCCTTTAA